In Pongo abelii isolate AG06213 chromosome X, NHGRI_mPonAbe1-v2.0_pri, whole genome shotgun sequence, one DNA window encodes the following:
- the TCP11X2 gene encoding T-complex protein 11-like X-linked protein 2 isoform X1 translates to MKDNIKMPKTEETVLQSDASVAENGAPEPKTPGQSQKSKSFCLDDQSSESRPDVFSVTDLIETVNEVSKLSILHEIVVNEDFYVEETILPPNSVEGRFAEAMYNAFWNHLKEQLLSTPPDFTCALELLKDVKETLLSLLLPWQYRLRNEIEAALDTDLLKQEAEHGALDVPHLSNYILNLMAILCAPVRDEAIQKLETIRDPVQLLRGIFRVLGLMKTDMVNYTIQSFRPYLQEHSIQYEQVKFQELLDKQPSLLDYTTKWLTKAATDITTLCPSSPDSPSSSCSMACSLPNGAGNNSEPPSPTVVLYQGYLNFLLWDPENEEFLETLLMDRIRLQELAVQLHQLTVLASVLLVARSFSGEILFSSPEYVDRLKCITKALTEEFISRPEETMLSVSEQVSQEVHQGLKDMGLTTLSSENTASLLGQLQNITKKENCIRSIVDQWIRLFLKCCLLHGMQESLLHFPGGLILIEKELAELGWKFLNLMHHNQQVFGPYYAEILKNIIHPAQAQETDVEPN, encoded by the exons agagcaGACCTGATGTCTTTTCTGTCACAGATCTGATAGAGACAGTTAATGAAGTTTCCAAGCTGAGCATTTTGCACGAAATTGTAGTAAACGAAGATTTCTATGTGGAAGAGACCATTTTGCCTCCAAACAG TGTAGAAGGCAGGTTTGCGGAGGCAATGTACAATGCTTTTTGGAACCATCTGAAGGAACAGCTATTGAGTACTCCTCCTGACTTCACTTGTGCTCTTGAACTTCTAAAAGATGTTAAGGAG ACCTTGCTATCACTGCTATTACCATGGCAGTACcgcctaagaaatgagatagaagcAGCTCTGGACACAGATCTCCTCAAGCAGGAAGCAGAACATGGGGCCCTGGATGTCCCTCATCTTTCTAACTACATTCTCAATTTGATGGCTATTCTATGTGCACCAGTTCGAGATGAAGCAATACAGAAACTAGAGACCATAAGAGATCCAGTGCAGTTACTGAG GGGCATCTTCCGTGTTCTGGGCCTAATGAAAACGGACATGGTGAACTATACCATCCAGAGCTTTCGACCCTACCTGCAGGAACATTCCATCCAGTATGAACAAGTTAAATTCCAGGAACTCCTTGATAAACAGCCCA GTCTCCTCGATTATACCACAAAATGGCTAaccaaagcagccacagacatCACTACACTATGTCCGAGTTCTCCTGACTCACCTAGCTCCTCCTGCAGCATGGCGTGTTCACTTCCAAACGGGGCAGGTAACAACTCAGAGCCCCCCAGTCCAACAGTGGTGCTATACCAAGGCTACCTGAACTTCCTCCTCTGGGATCCTGAAAACGAAGAATTCCTGGAG ACTCTGCTGATGGACAGAATCCGGCTCCAGGAACTGGCGGTCCAGTTGCACCAGTTAACTGTCCTGGCCTCAGTCTTGCTAGTGGCCAGAAGCTTCTCTGGTGAAATTTTATTCAGCTCACCTGAATATGTGGATAGACTGAAATGCATCACCAAGGCCCTAACTGAGGAATTTATCTCCAG GCCTGAAGAGACTATGCTGAGTGTGAGTGAACAGGTGTCTCAGGAAGTCCATCAAGGCCTTAAGGACATGGGCCTCACTACTCTGAGCAGTGAAAACACAGCATCTCTTCTAGGCCAACTCCAGAACATCACCAAGAAAGAGAACTGCATTCGTAGCATTGTTG ATCAGTGGATCCGTTTGTTTCTCAAATGCTGTTTGCTTCATGGCATGCAGGAGTCTCTGCTACACTTTCCTGGAGGCCTCATTCTCATTGAAAAGGAGTTGGCAGAACTGGGCTGGAAGTTTCTCAATCTGATGCATCATAATCAGCAGGTATTTGGCCCATACTATGCGGAGATCCTAAAAAACATCATCCATCCAGCTCAAGCACAAGAAACAGATGTGGAGCCTAACTGA
- the TCP11X2 gene encoding T-complex protein 11-like X-linked protein 2 isoform X9, which produces MKTDMVNYTIQSFRPYLQEHSIQYEQVKFQELLDKQPSLLDYTTKWLTKAATDITTLCPSSPDSPSSSCSMACSLPNGAGNNSEPPSPTVVLYQGYLNFLLWDPENEEFLETLLMDRIRLQELAVQLHQLTVLASVLLVARSFSGEILFSSPEYVDRLKCITKALTEEFISRPEETMLSVSEQVSQEVHQGLKDMGLTTLSSENTASLLGQLQNITKKENCIRSIVDQWIRLFLKCCLLHGMQESLLHFPGGLILIEKELAELGWKFLNLMHHNQQVFGPYYAEILKNIIHPAQAQETDVEPN; this is translated from the exons ATGAAAACGGACATGGTGAACTATACCATCCAGAGCTTTCGACCCTACCTGCAGGAACATTCCATCCAGTATGAACAAGTTAAATTCCAGGAACTCCTTGATAAACAGCCCA GTCTCCTCGATTATACCACAAAATGGCTAaccaaagcagccacagacatCACTACACTATGTCCGAGTTCTCCTGACTCACCTAGCTCCTCCTGCAGCATGGCGTGTTCACTTCCAAACGGGGCAGGTAACAACTCAGAGCCCCCCAGTCCAACAGTGGTGCTATACCAAGGCTACCTGAACTTCCTCCTCTGGGATCCTGAAAACGAAGAATTCCTGGAG ACTCTGCTGATGGACAGAATCCGGCTCCAGGAACTGGCGGTCCAGTTGCACCAGTTAACTGTCCTGGCCTCAGTCTTGCTAGTGGCCAGAAGCTTCTCTGGTGAAATTTTATTCAGCTCACCTGAATATGTGGATAGACTGAAATGCATCACCAAGGCCCTAACTGAGGAATTTATCTCCAG GCCTGAAGAGACTATGCTGAGTGTGAGTGAACAGGTGTCTCAGGAAGTCCATCAAGGCCTTAAGGACATGGGCCTCACTACTCTGAGCAGTGAAAACACAGCATCTCTTCTAGGCCAACTCCAGAACATCACCAAGAAAGAGAACTGCATTCGTAGCATTGTTG ATCAGTGGATCCGTTTGTTTCTCAAATGCTGTTTGCTTCATGGCATGCAGGAGTCTCTGCTACACTTTCCTGGAGGCCTCATTCTCATTGAAAAGGAGTTGGCAGAACTGGGCTGGAAGTTTCTCAATCTGATGCATCATAATCAGCAGGTATTTGGCCCATACTATGCGGAGATCCTAAAAAACATCATCCATCCAGCTCAAGCACAAGAAACAGATGTGGAGCCTAACTGA
- the TCP11X2 gene encoding T-complex protein 11-like X-linked protein 2 isoform X2, translating into MPKTEETVLQSDASVAENGAPEPKTPGQSQKSKSFCLDDQSSESRPDVFSVTDLIETVNEVSKLSILHEIVVNEDFYVEETILPPNSVEGRFAEAMYNAFWNHLKEQLLSTPPDFTCALELLKDVKETLLSLLLPWQYRLRNEIEAALDTDLLKQEAEHGALDVPHLSNYILNLMAILCAPVRDEAIQKLETIRDPVQLLRGIFRVLGLMKTDMVNYTIQSFRPYLQEHSIQYEQVKFQELLDKQPSLLDYTTKWLTKAATDITTLCPSSPDSPSSSCSMACSLPNGAGNNSEPPSPTVVLYQGYLNFLLWDPENEEFLETLLMDRIRLQELAVQLHQLTVLASVLLVARSFSGEILFSSPEYVDRLKCITKALTEEFISRPEETMLSVSEQVSQEVHQGLKDMGLTTLSSENTASLLGQLQNITKKENCIRSIVDQWIRLFLKCCLLHGMQESLLHFPGGLILIEKELAELGWKFLNLMHHNQQVFGPYYAEILKNIIHPAQAQETDVEPN; encoded by the exons agagcaGACCTGATGTCTTTTCTGTCACAGATCTGATAGAGACAGTTAATGAAGTTTCCAAGCTGAGCATTTTGCACGAAATTGTAGTAAACGAAGATTTCTATGTGGAAGAGACCATTTTGCCTCCAAACAG TGTAGAAGGCAGGTTTGCGGAGGCAATGTACAATGCTTTTTGGAACCATCTGAAGGAACAGCTATTGAGTACTCCTCCTGACTTCACTTGTGCTCTTGAACTTCTAAAAGATGTTAAGGAG ACCTTGCTATCACTGCTATTACCATGGCAGTACcgcctaagaaatgagatagaagcAGCTCTGGACACAGATCTCCTCAAGCAGGAAGCAGAACATGGGGCCCTGGATGTCCCTCATCTTTCTAACTACATTCTCAATTTGATGGCTATTCTATGTGCACCAGTTCGAGATGAAGCAATACAGAAACTAGAGACCATAAGAGATCCAGTGCAGTTACTGAG GGGCATCTTCCGTGTTCTGGGCCTAATGAAAACGGACATGGTGAACTATACCATCCAGAGCTTTCGACCCTACCTGCAGGAACATTCCATCCAGTATGAACAAGTTAAATTCCAGGAACTCCTTGATAAACAGCCCA GTCTCCTCGATTATACCACAAAATGGCTAaccaaagcagccacagacatCACTACACTATGTCCGAGTTCTCCTGACTCACCTAGCTCCTCCTGCAGCATGGCGTGTTCACTTCCAAACGGGGCAGGTAACAACTCAGAGCCCCCCAGTCCAACAGTGGTGCTATACCAAGGCTACCTGAACTTCCTCCTCTGGGATCCTGAAAACGAAGAATTCCTGGAG ACTCTGCTGATGGACAGAATCCGGCTCCAGGAACTGGCGGTCCAGTTGCACCAGTTAACTGTCCTGGCCTCAGTCTTGCTAGTGGCCAGAAGCTTCTCTGGTGAAATTTTATTCAGCTCACCTGAATATGTGGATAGACTGAAATGCATCACCAAGGCCCTAACTGAGGAATTTATCTCCAG GCCTGAAGAGACTATGCTGAGTGTGAGTGAACAGGTGTCTCAGGAAGTCCATCAAGGCCTTAAGGACATGGGCCTCACTACTCTGAGCAGTGAAAACACAGCATCTCTTCTAGGCCAACTCCAGAACATCACCAAGAAAGAGAACTGCATTCGTAGCATTGTTG ATCAGTGGATCCGTTTGTTTCTCAAATGCTGTTTGCTTCATGGCATGCAGGAGTCTCTGCTACACTTTCCTGGAGGCCTCATTCTCATTGAAAAGGAGTTGGCAGAACTGGGCTGGAAGTTTCTCAATCTGATGCATCATAATCAGCAGGTATTTGGCCCATACTATGCGGAGATCCTAAAAAACATCATCCATCCAGCTCAAGCACAAGAAACAGATGTGGAGCCTAACTGA
- the TCP11X2 gene encoding T-complex protein 11-like X-linked protein 2 isoform X3: MKDNIKMPKTEETVLQSDASVAENGAPEPKTPGQSQKSKSFCLDDQSSESRPDVFSVTDLIETVNEVSKLSILHEIVVNEDFYVEETILPPNSVEGRFAEAMYNAFWNHLKEQLLSTPPDFTCALELLKDVKETLLSLLLPWQYRLRNEIEAALDTDLLKQEAEHGALDVPHLSNYILNLMAILCAPVRDEAIQKLETIRDPVQLLRGIFRVLGLMKTDMVNYTIQSFRPYLQEHSIQYEQVKFQELLDKQPSLLDYTTKWLTKAATDITTLCPSSPDSPSSSCSMACSLPNGAGNNSEPPSPTVVLYQGYLNFLLWDPENEEFLETLLMDRIRLQELAVQLHQLTVLASVLLVARSFSGEILFSSPEYVDRLKCITKALTEEFISRPEETMLSVSEQVSQEVHQGLKDMGLTTLSSENTASLLGQLQNITKKENCIRSIVDQWIRLFLKCCLLHGMQESLLHFPGGLILIEKELAELGWKFLNLMHHNQQVGQW; the protein is encoded by the exons agagcaGACCTGATGTCTTTTCTGTCACAGATCTGATAGAGACAGTTAATGAAGTTTCCAAGCTGAGCATTTTGCACGAAATTGTAGTAAACGAAGATTTCTATGTGGAAGAGACCATTTTGCCTCCAAACAG TGTAGAAGGCAGGTTTGCGGAGGCAATGTACAATGCTTTTTGGAACCATCTGAAGGAACAGCTATTGAGTACTCCTCCTGACTTCACTTGTGCTCTTGAACTTCTAAAAGATGTTAAGGAG ACCTTGCTATCACTGCTATTACCATGGCAGTACcgcctaagaaatgagatagaagcAGCTCTGGACACAGATCTCCTCAAGCAGGAAGCAGAACATGGGGCCCTGGATGTCCCTCATCTTTCTAACTACATTCTCAATTTGATGGCTATTCTATGTGCACCAGTTCGAGATGAAGCAATACAGAAACTAGAGACCATAAGAGATCCAGTGCAGTTACTGAG GGGCATCTTCCGTGTTCTGGGCCTAATGAAAACGGACATGGTGAACTATACCATCCAGAGCTTTCGACCCTACCTGCAGGAACATTCCATCCAGTATGAACAAGTTAAATTCCAGGAACTCCTTGATAAACAGCCCA GTCTCCTCGATTATACCACAAAATGGCTAaccaaagcagccacagacatCACTACACTATGTCCGAGTTCTCCTGACTCACCTAGCTCCTCCTGCAGCATGGCGTGTTCACTTCCAAACGGGGCAGGTAACAACTCAGAGCCCCCCAGTCCAACAGTGGTGCTATACCAAGGCTACCTGAACTTCCTCCTCTGGGATCCTGAAAACGAAGAATTCCTGGAG ACTCTGCTGATGGACAGAATCCGGCTCCAGGAACTGGCGGTCCAGTTGCACCAGTTAACTGTCCTGGCCTCAGTCTTGCTAGTGGCCAGAAGCTTCTCTGGTGAAATTTTATTCAGCTCACCTGAATATGTGGATAGACTGAAATGCATCACCAAGGCCCTAACTGAGGAATTTATCTCCAG GCCTGAAGAGACTATGCTGAGTGTGAGTGAACAGGTGTCTCAGGAAGTCCATCAAGGCCTTAAGGACATGGGCCTCACTACTCTGAGCAGTGAAAACACAGCATCTCTTCTAGGCCAACTCCAGAACATCACCAAGAAAGAGAACTGCATTCGTAGCATTGTTG ATCAGTGGATCCGTTTGTTTCTCAAATGCTGTTTGCTTCATGGCATGCAGGAGTCTCTGCTACACTTTCCTGGAGGCCTCATTCTCATTGAAAAGGAGTTGGCAGAACTGGGCTGGAAGTTTCTCAATCTGATGCATCATAATCAGCAG GTAGGACAGTGGTAA